Within Pseudomonas sp. LBUM920, the genomic segment CAGACCCGTTCTCCGCTGGCGATGGCCGTCACCCTGCAAATGCTGCGCCGGGGCCGCCGCCTGCCGCTGGAACAGTGCTTCGCGCTGGAATTGCACCTGGATCGCCAGTGGTTCGAGCGCGGCGACCTGATCGAAGGGGTACGCGCGTTGATCATCGACAAGGACAAAACGCCGCGCTGGCGCCCAGCCACGATCCACGACCTGAACGCCACCCATGTGGAGAGCTTCTTCCACGACTTCAAGCAGTTTGGGAGATAAGCCATGCAAGATATTGAATACACAGAAGAACAAGTGATGATTCGCGACATGGCGCGCGACTTTGCCCGCGGTGAAATCGCGCCCCATGCCCAAGCGTGGGAGAAAGCCGGTTGGATCGATGATGCCCTGGTCGCGAAGATGGGCGAACTGGGCCTGCTGGGAATGGTGGTGCCCGAAGAATGGGGTGGCACCTATGTCGATTACGTCGCCTACGCCCTGGCGGTTGAAGAGATCTCGGCCGGCGACGGCGCCACCGGTGCGCTGATGAGTATCCACAATTCAGTCGGTTGCGGGCCAATCCTCAACTACGGAACACAAGCGCAGAAAGAAGCCTGGCTGCCCGACCTTGCCAGTGGCCAGGCCATCGGCTGTTTTTGCCTGACCGAACCCCAGGCAGGGTCCGAAGCCCATAACCTGCGCACACGCGCCGAACTGCGCGACGGCCAGTGGGTGATCAATGGCGCCAAGCAGTTTGTCAGCAACGGCAAACGCGCCAAGCTGGCCATTGTGTTTGCGGTGACGGATCCGGACTTGGGCAAAAAAGGCATTTCCGCGTTCCTGGTGCCCACCAATACGCCAGGGTTTGTGGTTGACCGCACAGAACACAAGATGGGCATTCGCGCGTCGGATACCTGCGCCGTCACCCTCAACCAATGCACGGTGCCTGAAGCCAATTTGCTCGGTGAGCGTGGCAAAGGCCTGGCTATCGCCCTGTCCAACCTCGAGGGCGGGCGCATCGGCATTGCTGCCCAGGCCCTGGGCATCGCCCGCGCGGCCTTTGAGGCGGCGCTGGCGTATGCGCGCGATCGCGTGCAGTTCAACCAGGCGATTATCGAGCACCAGAGCGTCGCCAACCTGTTGGCCGACATGCAAACCCGCCTGAATGCCGCACGGTTGCTGATCCTGCACGCCGCGCGCTTGCGCAGTGCCGGCAAGCCGTGCCTGTCGGAAGCGTCCCAGGCCAAGCTGTTCGCCTCGGAAATGGCCGAGAAGGTCTGCTCCTCAGCGATGCAGATTCACGGTGGGTATGGGTATCTGGAAGATTATCCGGTGGAGCGTTACTACCGGGATGCGCGAATCACG encodes:
- a CDS encoding acyl-CoA dehydrogenase family protein, which encodes MQDIEYTEEQVMIRDMARDFARGEIAPHAQAWEKAGWIDDALVAKMGELGLLGMVVPEEWGGTYVDYVAYALAVEEISAGDGATGALMSIHNSVGCGPILNYGTQAQKEAWLPDLASGQAIGCFCLTEPQAGSEAHNLRTRAELRDGQWVINGAKQFVSNGKRAKLAIVFAVTDPDLGKKGISAFLVPTNTPGFVVDRTEHKMGIRASDTCAVTLNQCTVPEANLLGERGKGLAIALSNLEGGRIGIAAQALGIARAAFEAALAYARDRVQFNQAIIEHQSVANLLADMQTRLNAARLLILHAARLRSAGKPCLSEASQAKLFASEMAEKVCSSAMQIHGGYGYLEDYPVERYYRDARITQIYEGTSEIQRMVIARELKNYQL